A single Ischnura elegans chromosome 13 unlocalized genomic scaffold, ioIscEleg1.1 SUPER_13_unloc_4, whole genome shotgun sequence DNA region contains:
- the LOC124173134 gene encoding zinc finger protein 260-like, translating into MVADPDWTLVGTKEEPSPEENALPTLSEDEDPFESATTAHESAFGVPTAEAMPEETTSTSYVLAEGNLKNHSIDECIGPTPMATQVISKAGTSHEEIGKNLIDEDLGKCGASGTYEVTSCSILDDRQCNNKDIESLKSSRGGAAMAVVGEKSGCDAPNTSHNLSFIRISRNDRSGCETIMGGNEKILNRLINNPGNGYSSNEDSYNCLNCRDVFNNKKDLMKHMKIHFVARNFDAAAESSIVDVSLEALPSSGHSSSCKPTTSKALSRLHRKRLEPMPKGNVLIKETSGGKVDEKNTRQLTRSFTLEEKSTSQSLSSMSSSIKNLRNPVGSRKEKRLYSYSECTESFTQKRDLTVHKLTHSGRKRYSCSTCSKSFTHRGHLDIHSRIHAVEKPFICKVCSKSFSRKNNLDAHVRKHPGERPYSCNVCEKSFSNKSNLVRHVRTHTGEKLFSCDKCEKSFWNKSDLVRHVRTHTGEKLFSCNECEKSFSDKSSLVRHVRTHSGEKPYSCNECEKSFSDKSNLVRHIRTHTGDKPYSCSICGKCFTQSGHLDSHIRLHSGDQPYICNVCSKSFIQKSHLTSHIRTHMGKKPYSCSICCKHFTKRCSFDTHMRLHTTERP; encoded by the exons atggtggcagacccggactggacgctggtcgggacaaaggaggaaccatctccCGAGGAGAATGCCCTG CCTACTTTAAGTGAGGATGAGGACCCATTTGAGAGTGCAACTACTGCCCATGAgtctgcatttg GGGTCCCGACTGCCGAAGCAATGCCCGAGGaaacaacatcaacttcatatgtgcttgcagaaggaaatctaaagaatcattcaattgatgaatgcattggtccCACACCCATGGCGACACAAGTTATTTCCAAGGCTGGAACATCCCATGAAGAGATAGGAAAAAATCTGATAGATGAAGACTTGGGAAAATGTGGTGCTTCTGGTACTTATGAGGTAACAAGTTGCTCAATTCTTGATGACAGACAATGTAATAACAAAgacattgaatcacttaaaagcagcagaggtggagccgCAATGGCTGTTGTTGGGGAGAAAAGTGGTTGTGATGCCCCAAATACctcgcataaccttagttttatCAGAATAAGTAGAAATGACAGAAGTGGCTGTGAGACCATCATGGGAGGCAATGAGAAGATACTTAATCGCTTGATCAATAATCCAGGGAACGGttacagttcaaacgaagattcataTAATTGTTTGAACTGCAGAGATGTGTTCAACAACAAGAAGGATctaatgaaacacatgaaaattcattttgttgctcgtaattttgatgctgcagcagaatcatcaatcgtagATGTGTCTCTGGAAGCACTTCCATCAAGCGGACACAGCAGTTCTTGCAAGCCTACCACCTCAAAGGCTTTAAGTAGGCTGCATAGGAAAAGACTAGAGCCTATGCCAAAAGGAAATGTGCTCATCAAGGAAACCAGTGGAGGAAAAGTGGATGAGAAAAATACAAGACAATTGACGAGAAGTTTTACTCTGGAAGAGAAATCAACTTCACAGAGTTTATCTTCAATGTCATCTAGCATTAAAAATCTACGCAATCCAGTGGGTTCGAGAAAAGAAAAGAGACTATATTCATACAGCGAGTGCACTGAGTCCTTCACTCAGAAAAGGGACCTCACCGTACACAAACTTACACACTCAGGAAGGAAAAGATATTCTTGTAGCACTTGCAGCAAGTCTTTCACTCATAGAGGTCATCTCGACATTCACTCGCGAATACACGCAGtagagaagccttttatatgtaAGGTGTGCAGTAAGTCTTTCTCCAGGAAAAACAATCTCGACGCTCACGTACGTAAACACCCAGGAGAAAGGCCTTATTCATGcaacgtgtgtgaaaagtctttctcgaataaGAGTAACTTAGTTCGACATGTacgcacgcacacgggagagaaactgtTTTCTTGCGAcaagtgtgaaaagtctttctggAATAAGAGTGACTTAGTTAGACACGTAcgtacgcacacgggagagaaactgttttcttgcaacgagtgtgaaaagtctttctcggataagagtaGTTTAGTTAGACATGTGCGCACGCACTCGGGAGAGAAACCATATTcttgcaacgagtgtgaaaagtctttctcggataagagtaacttagttagacatattcgtacgcatacgggggataaaccgtattcttgtagcatttgcggcaagtgtttcactcagagTGGTCATCTCGACAGTCACATACGATTACACTCGGGAGACCAGCCGTATATCTGCAACGTGTGCAGCAAGTCCTTCATTCAGAAAAGTCACCTCACCTCACACATTCGAACACACATGGGAAAGAAgccttattcttgtagcatttgctgcaagcATTTCACAAAAAGATGTTCTTTCGACACTCACATGCGTTTGCATACGACAGAGAGGCCTTAA